One Salvia miltiorrhiza cultivar Shanhuang (shh) unplaced genomic scaffold, IMPLAD_Smil_shh fragScaff_scaffold_43:::fragment_1, whole genome shotgun sequence DNA segment encodes these proteins:
- the LOC131002976 gene encoding uncharacterized protein LOC131002976, which produces MGSQGILIFCEFPIPASHNHFRRFIADGGRKNYKTRRWRFFTGGRSGGSRWDRDVNSNPNRRSRFSDAYATDEFDEEDGFGFRNTVKQRVWWSDDDDDAGDEEKDGFGILEASIGFDWIFKILRAFGWMVPAVVISFLMGTGPDAIVMALALPLAQSAFALAADTLWGRADGTPRPKSKRKKRPFAGSQARSRARKEKEARTQKRKEAGNYKSWFEGNSNSAKESRNHQDFGGWDELDNPVRADKDPRVTPIKKDEEPGANERFKISRRTKGDSPLLMRLLIAMFPFLGFWTKLF; this is translated from the exons ATGGGGTCTCAAGGGATTCTAATTTTCTGCGAATTCCCAATTCCAGCTTCTCATAATCATTTCCGCAGATTCATAGCTGACGGCGGCCGTAAAAATTACAAGACGCGTCGGTGGCGGTTTTTTACCGGCGGCCGGAGCGGCGGCTCGCGGTGGGATAGGGACGTGAACTCGAACCCCAATCGACGGTCCAGATTCAGCGACGCTTATGCGACGGACGAGTTCGATGAGGAGGATGGATTCGGGTTCAGAAACACCGTGAAGCAGAGGGTTTGGTGgtccgatgatgatgatgatgcaggagatgaagaaaaagatggctttgggattctcgaAGCTTCGATTGGATTCGACTGGATTTTTAAG ATACTTCGAGCCTTTGGATGGATGGTTCCAGCAGTTGTGATCTCGTTTCTGATGGGCACGGGCCCTGATGCTATCGTCATGGCGTTGGCTCTTCCCCTTGCTCAGTCAGCATTTGCTCTAGCTGCTGACACGCTGTGGGGGAGAGCCGATGGAACCCCAAGGCCGAAGTCTAAGAGGAAGAAGAGGCCTTTCGCTGGATCTCAAGCTCGTTCTAgagcaagaaaagaaaaagaagccCGAACTCAGAAGAGGAAGGAAGCTGGGAATTACAAGTCATGGTTCGAGGGCAATAGTAATTCTGCAAAGGAGAGTAGGAACCATCAAGATTTTGGAGGGTGGGACGAGCTAGATAATCCAGTGAGAGCGGACAAGGATCCTCGTGTGACGCCTATTAAGAAGGATGAAGAGCCAGGAGCCAACGAGAGGTTTAAGATAAGTAGGAGAACAAAGGGCGATAGTCCATTGCTCATGAGACTCTTGATTGCAATGTTCCCATTCTTGGGATTTTGGACCAAGTTATTCTGA